The window GACGTGGAGCTGGTCAAGCAGATGCAGAGGAGGGCTGTAAGGCTGCTCAGAAGGATGTCAAACTCCCCTGTGAGgtcaggctgagagaattgtgggtgttcagcctggagaaggacacgctctggggagaccttatttcAGCCTTTCAATGCTTAAAGGAGGCTTTTAAGAAATGTGGGACAGATTGTTTAGTGGGGCCTGTTGCAACAGTCATGgcagaaatgaggaaatgaaATGTCAGCACTGATGGAATCCAAAAAGCATCCCGAGCCATTGGGGAGGATCTTTTGGTGTGGAGGTGAGTCTGCTGGAAAATTACTGTCCCTGTGCAGTGATGGTGGGCCTGGGGCAGTGCAGGAGCAGTATAAAAGCGGGCCCTGCTCCTCACTCTCCCATCCACTCCTCTTGCCTCTCTCTTGTGGGCACAAGGTGAGTATGAAAGcctttctgcctcttctccttgtcctcctccAGCTCATAGCTGCCCCTTAATAGTGGACTGGGTCTTGGAACTGCTTGTcatgggagagggaagggagcagcagaTGAAGTGTGGTCAGAGGTTTGGACTTGGTTAGGCATCTCCAGAGCTATGGGTGAGACATGGATCTCCTTGAGCTTGGTTGCTATTAGAAGGGTTCTTTTAGGGCTCAGGAGAAGATGAGGCCTGTGGAGCTCGCTAGGAAACTTCCAGCTCTCACCTCCAACTCGTGAATTCTCTCCCTCTAGTTGGTGTGACAGACCACTGCTTACCTACGTCTCCTGCTCagctttcccctcctctttctcccagGTGCACCTCCAGCCCTAGGACATGTCCTGCAACACTCGCTGTCTGCCATGCCGGCCCTGCGGCCCGACCCCGCTGGCCAACAGCTGCAATgagccctgtgtcaggcagtgccaggactCCTCCGTCGTCATCCAGCCCTCCCCCGTGGTGGTGACCCTGCCCggacccatcctcagctccttcccgcAGGACACCAACGTGGGCTCCTCCACCTCCGCTGCCgttggcagcatcctcagctctcaGGGAGTGCCCATCAACTCCGGGGGCTTTGGCCTCGGGGGCTTTGGCCTTGGGGGCTATGGCCTTGGGGGCTTTGGCAGTGGCTACTGTGGCAGCAGGTGCCTGCCCTGCTAAAGTCTGGAGATGGCCTTGATCAGGGCTCATCATGACCCAGAAGGTGCTGAGCAACCGCAGCCTCCCCTTCAGAAGGACACGGatgccctgggctctgccaaaGCACGGCCCATGCctgcctttccccttctccactCCTTCCTATCcctctgcttctgtttccttcttctcttgTGCTCCTCAGGGCTCTGATCAACATAAAGCCAGCCCAGGAAAGacctgctggccctgctctCTCTGAGGGTCAGGCAAGTGGATACTGCCTGGATCTCTACCACAACCATCGCATGGagcctctcccctgccctgggtgCTCCCTGCACTCAGAGTGTCCTTGCTTCCTTCTTTTGACTCATTAAAGTTCTGCTGCATCACAGCCCGTGCCTCTGGGTTATcattttttctccagcagatactctcccaggatgcccagggatGCAGATGTGGCTCAGGTGTGGGAAGAGCGTCTTGAGGGATGGTTTTGCGGTGGCTCTCTATGCCCTGTTGCTCTTGATATGATTAGTCATGCTTAGAGTGATGCCCTGCTTTCTGAACTTCTCCACCTACTCCAGCAGCCGCATCTGGAGTGTCCATTTCTGGAGGTCGCAGCTCAGGAAGAAGCTGGGACTCttggagcaggtgcagaggagggccacaaaggtGATCAGACTGATGGAGCACCACCCCTCTGAGAAAGGCTGGGGGAGTTGGCATTGTTCATCTTTAGgtagagaaggctccaaggacaccttacagcagccttccagtgcctgaaggggctacaggagagctggggaggtggCCCTgaaaagttgtggctgcctcgTTTGTGTAAGTGCTCAAGgtcattaaaacaaataattttcgAGGCTGGCAGGGAACTTTAAtctcatccagttccaacccccctgccatcGATATTGAGTCCTCTCTCTTCATGACGTTGGTCAGAGTCCTGTCCAGACTGgctttaaaatttttacagGGATGGTGCTTCCTTCCCAGGGCAACCTCTCTGGGTAACCTCTTCTAGTATCTCATCACTGTTATCATGAAGAAATTCTGCAGTTCCAATCTAATTCTATCCTCCTTTATGCTGATCCTTGAAGCTCTCCAGTTTTCACTGGCCTCTGTCTAGACTCAGAGCCATTGACAGGCAGTTCTTAGTTGCAGACATTAAGCCATTTCTTTATCCACTGACTGGTCCATCCACCAAACCCATGTTTCACAatcttggagaccaggatgttaTGTTGGACAATAttgaaggctttgctcaggtccaaGGAAATGATGTttgttgctcttcccttgtaTATTCATGTTGTGGTTGTGTCATAGAAGGCCACAAAGGTTTTCAGCCATGATTTGCcctttttttaagctgtgttGATTATACCCAGACACCTCTTCATTATTGTTCTACTGAAGCAGTTCCTCCAGGaagatctgctccatgatcttactGGGCACAGAGGTGGGAATGACTGGCGTATAGttcctggatcttccttctttctctttttgaaaatgggcattatgtttcctcttttccagtcagtggggacttcaccagattgccatgacttttggaatataatgGATAGCAGTTTAGCAAccacattcccagttccctcagtacctCTGGGAGTATGTCATCGGTTGCCATGGACTtgtacactttcaggttcttcagatggtcacCAGCCTGATCTTCATTTACAATGGTCAGTTCTTCCTTCTAACCCTTGCCATTGTATTCTGTGACTTGAGGAGTGTGTCTGGAGCCCTTGCTAGTGAAGACTGAGGTCAAGAAGTCATTGAGAACGTCAGTCTTCTCCATAGCAGTTGTCACTACTTcacctgtttcctttctgaggcGCCCCACACCTTCCCTAGcctttcttttgctgttaatATACCTATAGacatttttttgctattccccTTGATCTCCCTGGCTAGATTTAGTTCTAActgagctttggcttttctaacCTGGTCCCCTGCTGCTCATACAGCTTCCTCATATGCCTCCCTATTCTAGATGTCCTTTCTCCCATTCCTtgtaatgtttctttttgtgtgatagtgtgtccaggagctccttgtaTATCTAGGCAGGTACCCTAGcattctttcctgccttcctctttgtcAATATACTGTGCTCCTGGAAAAGGTGATCTTTGAATACTGACCAGCTGCCCTCTAGGGCTTTGTCCCACAGTACTTAggccagcagatccctgaagtTATCAAAGTCTGCACACCTGAAGTCCAGGGTTGTAAGCTTGGCATCCATCTTCCTAGATGCCCTGAGGATCTTAAATTCAAGCACTTTGTGATCACTGCAACCAAGGTTGTCCCTGAGCCTCACGTTGGtcaccagcccttccctgttggtgagaacaaggtccagcatAGCACCTTTTCTTGTTGATTCCTCTACCATTTGGAGGAGGGAATTATCATCTATGCATTCCAGAAACATCTTGGATTGCTGATGccttgctgtgttgtccctccagcagTTGTCAGGATGGTTGAAATCACCCACAAGGACCAGGGCCTGTGAACACAAAGCCTCACCTATCTGCTTTTGGAGGGCCACATCTGCTTGGCTCTGCTGGTCAGGGGGCCTGTAGCAGACCCCTACTGTAACAtcaccttctccctccttccctttaaTCTTAACCCATATACACGCAACCAGTTTGTTGTCCTTCCCCAGGTGGAGCTCCATCAGTTCCAGTTGGTCACTGATGTAGAGGGCAACAGTTCCTCCCCTCCTACCTTGCTTGTCCTTCCTAAAAAGCCTGAACCCATCTATCCCTCCATTCCAGTCATGGGAATCATCCCACCAAGTTTCAGTAATAGCCACTATATCATAGTTTTCCAGCAACTCAGTGGCTCTTAATTAatcttgtttgttgcccaagCTGCACACATTGGCACAGAGACACTTCAGCTGGGATGTCACCCTTCAGAGGGATGTCACCCTCTGACGTGAATCCCCCTTGATTCCTTTGGGGTGCCCAGTGCATCCTCCCTGGCTTGCCTCAGGGCAACAAATTGGGAGCCCTTACTATAGcactccatccctctgcccctgATGTGCTGCCCCACTTCATGAGTTTAACACTTCCCCCTTCAAATCTTTAAAGCTGTATCAATGAGCCCTTCCTACTGCTCCCCCAGaattcttttccccctctgtgACAAATGCATCCCCTTATTTTCTCTTAGCTCTGGTGCTTTGTATTCCAAGCCACGATCATAGAACCCAAAGTCCTGTCAACAACACCAGTCCTGGAGCAATGAATGGACCTGTTGTCTCTTACTATATATTCCCTTATCCATTGCTCATGTCAGAGAGATGGAGACCACAACTTGAGTTCCTGATACCTTCACCAATTGCCCCAAGGCACTGAAATCTCTTCTACTTGATCATGTGCCTCTCATTGTGGTGTTATCACCAACCACCTAAAAGCAGAAGTGGGTAATAATCTGAAGGCCACACAAGGGAGAAAAATTTGCCTACCAGATCCTTTACCTGGGCACCAGAGAATCAGCAAACCTCCCAATGAAGTGGGTTTGGTCTGCATATCAggccctctgctcccctctgcagGGAGTCATCTACTACAATGACATTATGATCAGCTGCATTCTCCAAATAATGATTTTCTTTGTAAAAGGACCTTGATGTAAAGGGGCCTGTGAGCCACAGCCAGAAGAACAAAAAACTCCTGAAGTAAGACCTGTTGGGCAAGGAGTAGTAAAAAGTGCTGATGGATGCAGAACCAACTCCCAGTGCCACTGCTACCCTCCAGTGCAGGTGGAAAGATGGACAAACACTGATCTCCCAAAGATCCGCAGGACTGGTCAAAATGGTGGCGAGAATATCTGGGTGAAGGTTCACAAAGAGTTAGGGCTTGAGGGCTGCTGGTTCTCCCACAGCCACGGACATGTTCCTCACTTTCATGGGACAGTCTCTTGAAACGAGCCATGAGCCCCTTGCTCTGCCAATGCAGATGGCTTTCTGTTGTGCCTGAAAAATCTCCCCagtaaaaaatttctctttggCAGCTGGAGAGAATGTCGGAGAGAGAAGCACCACGCAGAGGCCAaggctgggatgcagcagaacTTTATTGCAttgaaagagggaaaggaggtcCTCTGAGTGAGGGCCACCGTGCAAAGAAAATCCAAGGGTAGCTAAGGAAGTCTTGCCCCTTGGCCAGGCTGGAGTTTGCACTGGGTGTCTGCTGGacttcctgcctgcctgcccccgAGAGGGAAAGGCGCAGCAGGTCCTTCTCCTGATAGGACTCAGCAGGTGCTCACAGCCAGGGGAgcagaaaacaagagagaaaagggagagagaaacaggCAACTTAGACAAGGGCCATGTTTTCAGGGGGCCCAGGAGCAcctcttcctgccttcctttgcAGGTGGAGTCGTGGGTGTTCAGGCCCTCTGACAGCCATGGCCAGGATCTCCGTGCTCAGTCCATTAGCATCTTGTGGGTTCCTGGGGGCCCTCCTGCAGAGCCGCTGGTGGCAGCTTTAGCAAATCCTGCCACAGTAGCGGTTGCCGAAGCAGGAGAGGTCCACACCCCCGGAGTTGATGGGCACTCCGTttgagctgaggatgctgccaacggcagcagaggtggaggagCCCACGACGGTGttctgtgggaaggagctgaggatgggtccGGGCAGGGTCACCACCACGGGGGAGGGCTCAATGACAACGGTGgagctctggcactgcctgacacagggctcATTGCAGCTGTTGGCCAGCGGGGTCGGGCCGCAGGACTGGCcgcagggcaggcagggctggtagcagggctggcaggacaTGTTGTGAGGCTGGAGGTGCACCTGGGAGAGAAGGCAGTGAGCAGGAATGGAGGGACCTGGTAAGGAGCTACCTGTGTGCCCGCCACGAGGGACCCAAGGCACGTTCTCAGAAGGGAGCTGGAGGCTGTGCAGGGAGGCCCACATGCCCCTTGCTCATCTATCTCCCCGGGCACCATGCAGCAAGAAGGTCCATGCACAGGAAAGCTCTTTCCTCCCCAAGAGCCCAAGAGTCCCCTCAGCCCACACCCAGACCTTCTTTCACCACCCCCACCTCCTCCGTGCTtccctcccagcacaggcagccccAAGCCCTGGGGTACGACAGAGCTTCCAACTCACTTGCTTCCAAAGGAGTAGAAGTGAAGTGGATGAGAgagtgaggagctgggatggctTTTATACTGCTCCTGCACTGCCCCAGGTCCAGAGGAAGCCTCTGTggcagtaataataattttctgagaAGCtcatctgaaatgcaaaatatccCAGCTAATGACACGGGCTCTCTTTTGGCTTCCTGCACAGCTGccttctcattttcttatttGGCTGCCCTCACTCCCCATTGAAGTCTCCATTTTAGTTCTGATTGGGAAGCCGAAGGATTCCTTGGGTGGGAGCTCATTGGTGCCAGCAAAGGATGATTCCCAAGTGCCAGGAGGTGTCGCGTGCAGGCCTGGGGCGCTCACGTGTGCCTCATTGCATCCCCATTACCATGAAGGGCTTTGCTGCTCCCACCTTGCAATCCTCTTCTTAGTTTGAAATGTCTTGTGAGAGGGACAAAGTGGTCTGTACCCTTTCATCCACCCTGTAAGCTTTCTCTGATATTCTCTTTCCATCAGAGAGAAATTGCTTCCTTTAGCTTACACTGGGGTGTAAGCTAGGGTGCCTCTCTATTCAgtggcatttctttttcagtttggctgcctctgctctctgggCTCTCTCTGGTGGTCTCTTACCATCATTAAGACTATTACTATGTCTACAACCTTTTTCCAGGCCTGACCTGCTAATGTTCTCTGTGTTCCCTCAGGTATGTCCACACTTCTTCATGTGTAGGCAGTGTGCTTGCTTACTTGCATTTTTGTGCAAGGACATTCAACAGAGGCATGAGGTAAAGCTGCAAATGTGCCCAAGCCCAGAAGATATTGCTCTGACAGCTTATGGAGTCTTTGTTCTTGAAGATACTCAAGACTACAATGGGATATGTCTTGATCAACCTGCTCTTCCTGTTTCTGATATGAGCTGGAGGTTTGGACCTGACCATGTCTAAAAGCACCTTCCAAACAAAATGTTCCAGAGTTTTGGGTCTCAGTGACCATCCACTCATTTCTTATAAAGCTTGGGATGCCAGCACAATTCCCATTCATGGTGAGGACAAGCTTCTTTGTCAGCTCTGTGATCCAGCTCTCCACCCTAGCtctctctgcttgctttcatGGCCTAAAATCCATCTGCTGAGCATGGACCAGACCCAAGAGTCTCAAGTGTCCTGAAAGGTAATTTCTGTGCCTTTGCTGTAGCAGATCTGAGGGCTGCACCAGGCTCTCCCCTTTTTGCCTCTGTTGACACTCACCCAACATTTGCCACACCACAGCCCCAGGGTCACTCACTATTTGTTGGAGGTACTGCCCATTCTGTCCTGTCATGGGAACTGCTGGACTGGTGTGCTCCTTGACTCCAACAGTACCACTAATGCCCAGGTGTGTGACCTGACCTTTTGGGGCTCCTGTGGGGTGATGATTCTGCTCTCCACCAGTTCAGCAGATTTGAGGAGATGCAAGGCACTTGACACTTAGCTGTTCCTGTGCTGATCTTAGGGCCATGCTCCCTGATCTTCATCCATCTCACTACCCATCTCACTACCAGCATCTCTTATGACAGAGCAGTGTCCTTCATGAGTAGTGCTGGTGCTGCTTCTTCTCAAGCCACTGATTTGAGCCTGAAAAAATACCAGGTGAGGAAAGTGGAAAGCAAGTTTCAAAGACAGTGGCATTCACTGGGATGTGAAAGGATGGTGAAAGGCCTAGGAGCACCCAAGTAGGGATTCTTTGTGGAACAGGGCAGGTGGGATGGGAAAGAAGGTGATGCAAGGAGAGTGGAGAAGGATTCATACTATCAGAGAGGAAAAGGCTACTGAAGTAAAGGGAATATGTAGTCTTGTTTTGATCAGTGTCTTTCATTAATTGCTTTCTGTCCACAGGGACCCATTGGCTTTTCTTGACACAATGCTCACATATAGCATCTGTGCATGGAATGATTCCAAGGAAACCATAATTGGCACACTACATGTGTGATTGCCTTGATGACAGTGGACGGGGCGTCTGTGGTGAATCAATGGCTTCTCTGGAGGTACAATGTTGTGCAACCTTCATTCTTCATTGGGACTCAGTTCTTGGTGGTCAGACTCTGTGGGCACCTTACATTACATTCCATGGGACCAGTTGGTGAGCAAAGTCCATCTCAGTACAAAGGACTAGTTACAGGGGAAGAGATCATAGGTTCACGGAATGCTTAGGGTTGGAAGGCACTTTAGAGATGATCAAGATCCAACTTCTACAGGGCCTGGGACACCCatcactagatcaggttgctcaaagccccatctacCTGTCCAGGAAATCATCCAGGGAGGGGCCATTCAAAGATGACCAGAGACATGTGAAGACACTTGCCAATGTCCTCACAGAGGCAGGAATCATGTGAAAATAAGAcgcattttctctttcatttgctGTGGCAGTGCTTCCACTTTGTGGGGACAGTATCTGGTTAGTTATGAAACTGAAAGTCATGGAGAAGTCAAGAAGAGCAGATATGCTGTTGGGAAATGACTGCTAAAGTGCATGACTGACTTTGTGGGACAAAGAGCTGTTCTTTGTGGGACTACACTGGTATCATGGTTTAACACCGGCAATTAAatcaaataacagatgctctctattaatcccctacccctccctgataaagaaaggagagagaataagggagagagacttatgggttggaaactaaactacacagctttagtgaaataataatgataaatagtgaaaaaaaaaccctaaatatattcaaatatacaggaaaattgatgccacgttcctcccccctcccccccaataACTCTTACATTACAaccaaggcttcagggcagccctgggaaagtccaggctggactcctggggtcagcagccgTCAGAAGGtagaggcaggaacacacagattcaggctggtatggatcaggaccacaggcagaaaaatggatggaatcctcccaggatgccaaagaaaacagggacaggtgaagaaggggaaacagAAAGGGGTTTGtccctcgtgatccctcaaatttatactgagcacaacatgtatgggatggaatactctgtttggtcaattttggtcatttgtcttgtccattcctccctaagggaggtTGCAagtgtgacctctttactcattttcttcttc of the Calypte anna isolate BGI_N300 chromosome 27, bCalAnn1_v1.p, whole genome shotgun sequence genome contains:
- the LOC115599753 gene encoding feather keratin Cos1-1/Cos1-3/Cos2-1-like, with product MMRLPLDLGQCRSSIKAIPAPHSLIHFTSHCLLSQVHLQPHNMSCQPCYQPCLPCGQSCGPTPLANSCNEPCVRQCQSSTVVIEPSPVVVTLPGPILSSFPQNTVVGSSTSAAVGSILSSNGVPINSGGVDLSCFGNRYCGRIC
- the LOC115599799 gene encoding feather keratin 1-like, which produces MSCNTRCLPCRPCGPTPLANSCNEPCVRQCQDSSVVIQPSPVVVTLPGPILSSFPQDTNVGSSTSAAVGSILSSQGVPINSGGFGLGGFGLGGYGLGGFGSGYCGSRCLPC